The Nyctibius grandis isolate bNycGra1 chromosome 7, bNycGra1.pri, whole genome shotgun sequence region aactttcctgtccaAAGCCACTCCTGGTGAGACCACGGTGAAGGTCACTGAACCTCCAAACTGATAGgcaagagcagaaggaaaaaatccccTTGCTCCTCTGTACAGGTCCCATGTGAGCATCTGCTAATTTTGGTCCCTGATAACATAATATCCCCGTTACAGCTTCCATCTCCTTACAATAAACgaagcagctggagagagacagCTCAGAGCCCCACGGTGCAGCCTGAGACCGTCCCAGTGGTCCCAGCATCTAAGTGCAGGGTTAGAGCCCTGTCTCCAAAACCTTTCGGTCCCTGGAGAGCTGGAGTCATTTTGCATGGCAGCTGCTTCGCCTTCTCCTGTCAaccacctcctgccccacacTCCCACGTGAACACTTACAGCCGGTCGTAGCACAGGACCGAATCCAAggtcttctctccctctttcagttctttCCCTCCGACCACAAAAATGGAGTTTTCCGCCTCTCCCAGGCCAAAGAGGCAgcgaggggagggcagggggggcaTCCCCAGCCAGTCTGCGTCCAGATGGTCATACTGAAAGGAAACACATGGTCATTAGTGTGTGCTCACCCGGCCCATTTGCATAGCAAAAATCAGGGTCCAGAGGCTGAGGGCAAAATCCATTCCCATGTGCAGCTTGGTAACCCCAGTAGTCACTTTCTGCAATGTCAGTCTCTGCCTGTGCCTTACCACCTGGTGCAGGACGGGGGATCTTAGTGCAAATCCCAGTCATATATCATAGGACATATGTTTTACGACAAGGCATAAGagcagagatcacagaatcacagaatcaatcaggttggaagagccctctgggatcatcgagtccaaccgttgccctgacaccaccatgtcaactagaccatggcactaggtgccatgtccaggcttttcttaaacacctccagagatggtgactccaccacctccctgggcagccccttccaatggctaataaccctttctgagaagaaattcttcctaatgtccaacctgaacctcccctggcaaagcttgaggctgtgtcctcttgtcctatcactagttgccccagagaagaggccgactcccacttcactacaacctcccttcaggtagttgtagactgcaataaggtcacctctgagcctcctctcaGGAACATGTTCTGCTCTGTGCACCAAAGCCTTGGCTTGGAACAAGCTTGGTCGTCTTCAGATGAGAGAGTCCCGTGTTGGACCTATAGCAGATAGTTCTTGGGACTGGAGGAGCTGAAGCACTTCAATCTCAGAAATTTTGCCTGAACCTCTTCAGCTGTAGCACACGCCACAGTGTTTCATCCTGATATTTTCCATCTCTGCCAGGTAACAGCGTGGTGCTGGCAACGTTGGCTACACAGCTCACCCCCCCAAGCCCATTCTTCTCCCAccaattattcttttttctggCAAATGATCAGTTACCATGTCCCTCCTCTGCTTCTCAAGGTCCTGATGTTGTCCCATATCACCTCAGTGTGTGTGAGAGCTCACGAGATGAaatgtcttttcagaaagggtcattagccattggaaggggctgtccagggaggtggtggagtcaccatctctggaggtgtttaagaaaagactggacatggcacttagtgccatgatctagttgacagggtggtgtcagggcaacggttggactcgatgatcccagaggtctcttccaacctggttgattctgtggttctgtgattctgtgtgtgtgtctgtctgcacAAAGGCTATTTACACAATATATAACTACCCACCCAACACGATACAACACAACTGAGATGGTGTGGCAAAGCCCAGAGCTCTTCTTGCTGACCAAAGTGTGCCAGACCCATCTGATAGATGGGGAAACTGATCCATACAGCACTACTAGATCAGATGGCCAAATTCTTGCAGATCTTTGGACATCTGTAGATCAAGGCATTGCCTCATCTCccaccagaaaaataaaagatatgaAAGTTTATGAGGCTGGGGGCTCTCTCAGCACCATGGCTTGATGGGAACTATAAACTGGGGCAAAAATTTTTAGTATGGCTTGGCAGTAGAGGAGGGACTTCATGGGTTAAGTCTGGAGTGATGTCTTGCAGCCACTTTGTTGGGACTCTGCAAGATGAAGCTGTGCTGCATCATTGCCTGAAGCACTGTTTGCTATGGGCTCGGGCCAAAGAGCTTCAGTTTGCTGGGTTGCCTCCAAAGAGCTGGCCTCAGCTGGGTGACTGTGGTTATTGTCTCTTTGTGAGCTGTGGTCCACATGCGTGTTATTTATAGTGCAAGCCCGAGCAGCTCAGTCACCAGGATAGTTCTTGCTTCTTGATGGATTCAGCATTGTTTTCAAGTAATAAATCTTAGAAGTGGCAAATAAAGAATACtcttttccatctgaaatgtcAATGGAATCACTTTGCTCCTGACAAAATTTGCAAGGCCTCTGGGATTTAtcagcatttttatattttggtgCCTGTCCTTAGGTCTAAACTATCCCTGACCTAACTCTTCTGGCTTCAGCAGGAGGAATGTGAAATCAGGGAGGCCAGAAACAGACTCAGAAGGTGTAAGATGCTGCTGCGCTGACACGTTGATTCAAGGGTCCATCATACAGCTGCCTGTCTACATCTGTGTGgagtttcagctgaaaaaaagcctcaaaagaCTCCCTTACTCATACAGAAACCACGAGCTATGTAATGTAATAAATTACACCTTTGCAACCTGATGGCACCTTCCAGCCCTGGCACTTGTCTGCGTCTCCCATGCACGAGAGCCACAGCGAGCTGTGAAGGGACCACTGTCCCCTTCTTGTGGGGAAGGAGCTAAAAATGGCGGCATGATGCACGAGGCATTTACTACTGATTGGGAGCTGAATACAGAAATCTTGCTGTTTGCagcttagaatcacagaataatttattggaagggaccttaaagatcatctagttccaatccccctgccacaggcagggacaccttccaccagaccaggttgctccaagccccatccaacctggccttgaacactgccagggagggggcagccacagcttctctgggcaacctgggccagtgtctcaccaccttcacaggaaagaatttcttcctcacatctcatctcagtctcccctctttcagtttaaaaccattccccctcatcctgtcactccatgcccttgtaaaaatccCTCTACAGCTTTCAGAATCAAGGCTGTATGTCTCAGCTTGGGAACTACCCTTGCTTTATCCTTTCTACCTGGACATGTTATTGTTTCCTCCCAGAAGATATGTGAGCCATGGGAGAAGAACAAAAGGATCTCTGGGTacagggggaaggagagaggattTACTGGATTCCTACAGGGTCAGCAGGAAGGGTAGGCGCCTTGCGTTAGCTGTCTACAGGGAAGGTGTTCTTGGGTTACAGCCCAGGCCAGGGCTCAGATTGCTGATGCACAGCTCGATCTGATCAGGGCTTTGGTTACTGCTGAGTTAGAACAGCCACTTTTCTTGTGGAAGATCCCAAAAGATGTCACATCGTGATTTCCCCCACACATGACAGAAATGGCCAGAGACTCCGAGCAGGACCTAGCACGCCTCTAGGGGCAAGAACAGCACTGGACATTGGGCACATATTGGTAGGTAGGGACATACCCAGTGTCCTTGGAGTGTTTGCTCTGTggctgtagctgctgctgtaCCCTTTGTTGACACCTGGCAGAGTCACCCTTGGGTTTTGCTGAGGGTTCATAACCAAGGAACGTATAAAATGCAAAGCTGAACCCAGACCTGATGCCACTAACCTTCCAGTTAGTGTACCCTgtggcagctggggctggaccAAATGCACTGGTCAACCTGGTCCCCTATTCATGACTTGGATCAGGCATGGTTGTTTCTATTACCTACCCCTTCAAGGCTCCTTCCTCAACAACTAGTCACCCCCTCCCAGTGGGATCTGCCTTAAAAATATAGGGAGAAGAATCTCTAGTAAAACAACTCAGATGTTTCACCTTCATTTacaactttctttttaacatcACATGACAATGTATATTACTGGCATCACATGAAAGCTAAAACCTGGTGATGCTCCAAAGTagtcaaagaaacaaaagaaagataaagcTGGTACCTGTAGGAAGTAGGAACTCATGGGATCCTCTTTGCTGTCCTCGTTGTAGTACAGTCCTCCGACAATGAAGATCTGATTCTCTTTGGTCACCAGACTGACGTGGTTCTTTGGGATTTGAGTAGACAGGGAGGCAAAATAGCACTCGTTGGCAGTGGGATCATAGGCCACTGCTCCACTGTCGCTCACCATGAAAATAAGGTCCTGGAGGAACATCCCAAAGCGCATTGTGTCATTTAAGATCCCTGGGAGAGCATCTTCCTCTGTATCTTCCTCCTCATCTACTACTCCATTGACAACATTgtcttttgcttgcttttcattgcttttcttcactttcttcttcttcaccACAGTGAATTTGCCTTTCTGGGCATCCTTCACCATCTGCAGTTTCTtgagcagctctgggctggATTTCACCGTGGCGTGCTTCTCCACGTGGTCCTTGATGTAGTCGTTGGGCATGAGGCGGAAGCGGATGCTTTCAAAGATGACAGGCAAGGCCTTCTGCCGGCTCTCATGGTCCTTGGTCCCCACCCACTTCATCACTACTTCGAAGACAGTCTCCTCTTTCTCGATGTTGAGGGAGTCACTGGAGATGATCGCAATAAGCTCATCGGGTGAAAGCTGGTAGAACTCCTCGTCCCGAGATACCAGCGCAAAGCGATCGCAAATGAAATCCCGAGCTGCCACGGCCAGCCGGGCACAGTCCAGCATCAAGCCCAGCCTGAAGATAGCCAAGCAGTTGCTGAGGCAGAGCCGCTTCTGCAAGAAGGACACACAGACGGTGAAGATGGAGGGGATCTGGAACATGTTGGCCACAGAGAAGATGTCCTGCACATTCTGCTCCGTGATCTCCAGCTCGGAGGTGTAAATATAATGGAGGATCTTGCCCATGACGTCTGGATCAACATCTTCCAAACTGACCTCCCTcttcttgctctcttccatGTCCGAGAGGAACATTGCTCGAAAATACGGGCTACAAGCTGCCAGCACCAGCCGATGGCAGGGAAACTCCTTCCCCTTGACTTTTAAGACACAGTCCAGAAACTTATTGTGGTCCAACATGTCTTTGAGTCCATCCTGGAGGAGAGTTTGCTGGTAGAGACGCAGTTCTTCCACTTGATCAAAAGGCAAACCCATGGTGAAGAGTaaccacttctttttttctcaatccttcttttatatatatatatatatttatgaataTATCTACTACTGAGTCCCTGGTAAAGAAACTTACTCAAAGCAGAGCTCACGGGTCTCCTTTGCCTCCAGACCGTCGGCACACTGGGAATGTGAAACGCTTGCTACTACTGCAGCTGTCTGTGTTCTTCAGTTTCCAGCATAGGGCTTTATATATAGCCACAGCGTTACAAAGCCTGAGGAATCCATACTGGAGCATGTGTAAGTTGATCACCCTTTAATATGACACATTGGacaaggaggaagggagggggatGAGGTGACAGCTGTACTTCCAGCCTCGATGCTTCAGGAAGGGTCTGTCAGCCCATGAGTCATCCTGGGGGGAGCAGCTTTTGCTGCCGTCCCATGAGAGGAGACGCGTGCGACCCATTGGCCTGGGAAACAGCCTCCAGATGAATCAAACATCCGAATCTGCCTTCTGGCTCATggatggcagggctgggacctTATCCCGTTACCGCTAAACCAACTGCTCTGAAACTGCTGAACCTTTTGGTGTGCTAAAAATAGACCCTGAAGTCAAAGCTGGAAAGATGCAATAAGGGAGAGTCTTATGTGGGCTTTGTGGCATCCCCGACTCCAGCCAGCTTGCTCCCAAGGCTGCTTTTCTGCACAGGTTTGTCCTCTATTCTCCTCTGGAGTCAGTTTTCAGAGGTCTGGAAGGGGGTGGAAAATGAAGATAGAGCTATTTATTTACACCCCTGTATGGGTTATGAAACCTATGCTGGAAGTTACTTAAAAAGTCTCACTAAAGGAGGAGACTCGAGGAACCTGGGAGAGGGATGGCTCTTCTTTGTCTGCAATATGTGCATGGGCCCCACTGGCAGTCTCTGAACACCTCATCTTTAATAAATCCATCCTCTCCACACCCTGGTGACAGAGAGAGGGTGTGAGGCAGAAGGAAGTAAACAGAGTGCAACGGTGGTCTTCAACTCACAGATTAGGACATCTGAACACACTATCTTTTTGTGAGTTGAAGGTCTCCTGCTAAGGTCTACTGAGATTCAACATCCTCATGTTGAAGTCtagagctgcagcaggacaaCTTGCCTGGCCTTGAGCTGATGTTCCAGAAAGGCTGAGGTCTCCAGAAGGTCTTGTGTCCTACTTGCATGCCCATGGATGTCTAGGAAGCCCCATGGGGCctaaaatagaatcatagaatcatagaatggtttgggttggaagggaccttaaagatcgtctagttcccacccccctgccacaggcagggacaccttccactagaccaggttgctccaagccccatccagcctggccttgaacactgccagggagggggcagccacagcttctctgggcaacctgggccagtgtctcaccactctcactgcaaagaatttcttcctaatatctaatctcaatctcacctctttcagtttaaaaccgttccccctcatcctatcactccatgaCCtagtaaaaagcccctctccagctttcccgtagccccttcaggcactggaaggtgctagaaggtctccccggagccttctcttctccaggctgaacagccccagctctctcagcctctcttcataggagaggtgctaATGGCcgctccaggtccagctcttCCCATAGAGCTCATGAAGAAGCAAATTAGTTTTGACAGACCTAGATGATCAGAGTAGCTGTAATTATTTATACCTATAGTAAAACTTATAcattaatctgttttattttatgtctgTTACTATGGACCCTCTGGGCTGGCTAATACTCAGTGATGGCACAGATTTAATTAACGATTTAATTAAGTCTCTGCAATGATATTAGCCACTCCTCTTGGTGTATTTAAAGTCATATAACTCCTTGCCCTGGCGTGGATGTATTTATAAAAGTGCTTTGTGCCACGATGGTTATCGATGTaagtgggaggagggagggagtttTACTGGTAGGAAGCCATTTTGTACTGGTGAGGTTCCAGCAGCATTTGGGAGGTACTAATATAGCAGGGAAATAATCACAAGCTGTTTTTGGAGCTCACATCATGAGctcttctgctgtgctgctcaTCTGTGACGAGATCAGACGACAAGTGCTGATCTTTGAACTGGGTCAAACTTCAGAAGCGTTTCTCTGCTCCCAGACATCTGGGGCTGGACAACCCcatcctcccctctcccctccctctgcatTAGCTTTGCACTTTCCCAAGTTTAATCCTGCATTGTCTTGCTACTggctcagatttttttcccccctctgcctTTAGTCTCCCTTGAGCCCTGACTcgttttccttttcactgtgaTGCCCGGCACGTGCCACCATCCAAGCTTTGCTTCCACACACCCCGCATCATGAGGTGCCGCTGCTAAAATGCAGCTACAGCCCATCCCTTCCCAGAGGAGCTCCCAACGATCGGTGGGTCTGTGGCTTCTCCCAGGTTCTCTTCTTCACCTGGGGAAGAGCACCATGCTGATCCCAAACCTGCTCTGGGGTCTTCATTGGCTTCAGTGGCTTTGCACAGCAGCTGGACCAGCTCCAAGGCTTGGAGAAGCAGCCCCAGTTTTCCCAGAGCACTGTCTCCTTGGTGCACTGTgttgtttacagaatcacagaatcaaccaggttggaagagacctcagggatcattgagtccaactgttgccctgacaccaccctgtcaactagatcatggcactaagtgccatgtttaGGCTCCCTACAGCCATGGGGAGAGCCAGGTATCTCTGGGAGCTGGTTCACTGCACCTGAGTTAGACACTTGCCTGAGATGGGAGGACTCTGGTGATGTCCATCTGTTCCCATTCATTCTACAGGCAGTTTAAATCATGAATTCAGACTGGACACCCTTAACTGTTCCCAGTGCCTCCTAACGCCAGCAGTGCTGGGGCGCCATCCTCCTGATGGCTTGTGGCAACATTCACACATGTGACCCCCCTGCGTTATGTTTCCACCATTTTTTGCTACCAGTTCAATACAGCAGCATCCATCCCAAGCCCTGCCATCAAAATGGGTGTAGATCACATATATGGCCCAGGCTGGACATGCAGGCTGTGCTCTGTGTGATCTCAAAGGGTCTGTAAACCCCCCTGGTTCCTGCATGGGGATGCATTCAGCTCAGATAAGGCTGGTTCCTTCCCAAACAAGCTTCTGCCACAGCCTTGTGGGACAATGGGTTGATCTGGTGGACCCAAACCCTCTGAGCAGCTCTGCGCCGTGGGGAGGCTCACAGGGTGCTAATGGGGTGACCCAGGGGTGCTCTCAGAGCCACCGTGCACCTCTCCTGAACCCTTCTGGGGCTGGGTGTGAACAGCCAGCAGTGTTTTGTGCAGCTCAGATCTGCGAGGTTCAGATCCTCCCACCCACCAGGTACTTGGTGTtcagattattttccttcttacaTTTTAGGTTACACGTGTCCAGTCTGGCTCTCAAGCACAGTATTTCTTTCTCGCTTGTGTGTCTTCCCTCAGTCctggttttcatttgttcaCACTGGTTGTTCGTTGCCATTTTACAATCTGTTTATGTGCAGGAAAGTCAACGGGATTTTTTAGGGGCTTGGTCTGAGCCTTGCTGGACTGAAGACCCAAGGACACATCTGATTGCTACAGGAGACTTTTCTCTGATGATAGCAGTGGAATTTGAGGCAATCATCAACTCTGAGCCATCTGCAACCATTCTCTCTTGTGGAGGCTTTGATCACAGCAGACTTGTCCCATCCAGCTTCCATTTGCTGGGTCCAACGTGTCACCACTGAGGTAAGCTGGTCTCCAAGCAAGTACCAGCCAAGCTCAGAGggatgaggaacagctgagggaggtggagttgtttaggctggagaagaggaggctcagaggtgaccttattgcagtctacaactacctgaagggaggttgtagtgaagtgggagtcggcctcttctcccaggcaactagtgataggacaagaggacacagcctcaagcttcgccaggggaggttcaggttggacattaggaagaatttcttctcagcaagggtcattagccattggaaggggctgcccagggaggtggtggagtcaccatctctggatgtgtttaagaaaagcctggccatggcacttagtgccatggtctagttgacatggtggtgtcagggcaacggttggactcgatgatcccagagggctcttccaacctcattgattctgtgattctgtgatttagcaTCTAAAAGCAGATGAGATGGCACATGTGGATGGGATAAGGGTGAGCAGTGATCATAGCCACCATTCAGTTATCTCCATGAACACATGAACAGGTGAATCCACTCCCCCCAGGGTACTCCCCCTAGAGTGCTGACCACTGTATAATGGACAACACAGCCCTGAATGAGGGTGGCTGCTCTGAGATAGCCCTCAGCTAAGTGGCCCCAGGTCTAATGGGACTACAGGCTGAACAAGAAAGTGTCCAGTGTAGGGCTGTTGAATTGGATTTGTAGTTGCAATAAACAATTGCTTTTCTTGGCTTCTCAGGCAAGTTTTACCGACAGGCAGGCAATAACCAGGCCAGAGGAGATACTCTTCTCCAGGAGAGAGATGAGCAGTTGATAAATCCTGCTCCACGGAGGCATACGCTGAGGCTGAGGGTCTCCTGCACAACGCTGAAGAGTGAGACATGGTTGAGATAGCACTGCTTGGGTGCTCCTGGCCCACCAGGTCCCCTGGGCCTCTAACAGCAGTGATAAACGAGGGGATAACTTCAGGCAAAGGGGGGCAAGCCCAGGTTCTCCCATGAACTGTCTCTCTAACAACTCACTCACTCACTTGTCTAAGATTAGCTCCTTCTGGCAGCTCCAGCAGATGCAGCTGCTGGGTAAATTTAGCTCCCTAGTGAAtgggttattttctttcctggagtACCCAAGTCAGGAGGACAGTGCAGAGTCACTGGGCTTTGCCATGCGAGTCACCCACTTCGACACAGGGAGGTGGGTGACTCTGTCCTCCTGGGCAGCCAGGGACCTGAGCTGAGCCACCTGCAGATAGAGAGACCTTGGTCTCAGCAGCTCAGGGTGACTTCAGCTGTGCGAGGACACCCATATGGAGATAAAGAGCTGAATTTTACGCTGGGAGAAAGCACATAATCTCATAGCTGTTTTGGTGGTAAAGAGTAAATCTGAGCTAATGGAGAGGCCAAGAAACATCTACCAAAGGTCCAGCAGCAGACCTGTGTTAAAAAGGGATGTGCCTGGCAGCTGAAGGGGCTTTGGGATGTGACCAGAGGAGCCACCAAGGCACAATACCTGCCCTTAGTTCCAACATTTTGGGTCGGGCTCCCAGAAGTAAAACCAACGTGGCTTCTAACTCCAATACTACATGGATGACAGTTTGATGGCAGTAGGCTCGTGATATTTCACCAGTACGAAGGTGGAGTCAAAATAAAGGTGAATATGAGTCAAGTTGCAGACAAACCTCCAATCTGGTGATGCCTCTAAGGTGGGTTTCTATCAAACTcaacaatcatagaatcacagaatcgttttggttggaaaggacctttaagatcatcaagtccaactatcaacccaacactaccaaTGCTTGTCTTGTGTCACAATTAGGGATGGGAGGTGAGGACTTGCAAACAGATCCTTGTATCTCTCAGCTCTGATGGCAGGGCATTGCCCAGCGTGTCACCTGCGTTACAGCAGCATAACAGTGATGAGCAGCAGGCACCATAGATGTCCAACATTTATTTACTacataaataaattacatttatcaGGGACTTCACAAATTACTTTGGCAGAGCTGAAAGCTGGCTAGGAACTGATCCTGTTTCATCCACAGGGAAGCCAGAACACACCAGCACCGAGCATCTCAACCCACATTGCAAAATGGTCCAGATTCTGACCTCACCAACCATCGACATAACTCAGACATAAGGCCACTGAAAGTTACTCTAAAGTGCAAGAGAGTCAGAGCTATTTTTCAGTTATAAACCCACCTTTTCCCCAAGGCACCATTTTTCACACAGGTACATTTATTCGATGCACTCCCTATGCAGTGTCCCGAAGCCTGCTTCTTCAAGGAGTCTACCATGGgcttcccctctgccacccagcCCCAAATCACTGCTCTTCATTCAGAGACTTTCTCCTCTGgttgtatatatgtgtgtgtgctcaTTCAGCCATGCAGTCATGGGGTTAGGCTGTGTGCACCAAAGTCAGTTGAGTAAAGGGCTGGATGGTGGGAGATGAGCAAGAGCTGGCTACAGCATCTTCTGTTCCTCAGCTGTGGGCAGGAGTATGAGCGTAAACCTTTGTCCCTGGTGTGCAAAAAGTGTGAGTGGGATTTGGTTTGAGTCCCAGGACACGTATCACAGCAGGATGGTCGTGGTGGCCACATCGGTCTCAGATCCAGCAGTGGAGGGTGCTTTGGGTCTGAGTTGGGGCCTGGGAACGGAGCAGTCACAAGCCATGTGTTGTGTTTCTTTGGCATGTCCACTCCCCAGGCAACTTGTACATGCCTGTGAAGCAGGTATGTCTCCCGTATTCTCATTAACTATGCCTGATGTTGGCActagatcttttttttcaagacaTTTTGCACTGAAGGAACCTGTTTTGCAGAGAATTCAAGATCATAATATCTGTCACTCTGCACCACTGATGATGGTGGGGAGATAATTACCCTTCAGTGTGCCTGGTCCCCCTTCCCTTCGCTATAAAGACTGTACCATTTATTTATTAGCCTCTTGGTAAGTGTAGATAGTGCTGAGCCATAGATGCCAAACAGCTGACAGGAGATGCTGACCATCTCTTGTAGTGAAAGAAACATGGGATGCTTGGGCTGGAAGCAACCTGGAGATGGtctgctcagagcaggctcAGCACCAGCTAATCCCTTTCTCATAGCTGTGTGTCTGGCCCACCCTAAAACCTCCAGCTGTGGGATTTGGAGAGTCTCCTCTGGGAAACATGGGCTACAGATCCTGTGGGAGAGCCGAGTGCTGGTGGACCAAGTGTTATGGGAAGCAGGATGTGAAATCTCTAGGCCTGCACAATGTCAGAGGGTCAGAAAATGACAGGGATGGCTCTTACTTGCATTAAAGAAATGTCCTGGGAGCCTACCTCAGCAGTCTGCCACACATGGGGAGCCCGTGAAACGCCCGCTGTGTCTTATAGAAAATCTGTCCTGCAGCAAGAGGGTGACCTGTGCCTTCCAGGTGACTTCTACATGGATGAGCTACAACAGTCTGATTGCCAGGAGTGCTTGGAGAGCCCTTGCCAGTGGCTGGCCCAGCAGCGGTGGCTGGAGGGGAGACGAGACTTTGGGACAAGCCTGTGGATGCCTCCCTCTACTCCACCTTTGCTTTGTCACACTTCTCCTCCTCGATGGCCAGGATGCGCTCACGCTCTTTAATCAACTGCACTCCACAGTACGTGATGAACCAGATGGACAAGGTGCTGACAGGGAAACCTAGAAGATGTAGGGAGACATGGTCATCCTGGTGTAGCTGCTTGCCTAACGGGGCCAGCTCTtctccagcactgctgcctctCGAGTGGGTTAGGGAGGTCCTACAAGTTCATGATGGCCAACAACATTTTCCATTGTGGATCCAGCCCTACAGCTTCACtgagaggagagaaatcccCAGGATCAGATTTTAGATGAAGCTGTGCCTGAGCCCACCAAGACACCATGGACCACAGTTAATGTGGGGACACGGTGGAGTGGTTTTGAGCACTCCCTTACCCCTAAACCTCCTTCTGATCCCCAAGTTCAGACTCAGTGGTTGACTTTCTGCCCATTCAGCCTGCCCATGGCCATCATTGTTCAGCACTGTGACCTTCTGGAAGCTTTGGGCCCTGCTGATACTGAGGATCAACACCAGCCTTGTCCCATACCTAGTGGGACACAGTGTGCACCATGTGTGACACATGTTTTTGTCACCTAGGTAAGTGACTGAGAGCCGGGAGCTCTCCTTCCACTTAGGAAGGGTCTGACAACATTGTAACCATGAGTCTGGTATCCACAGCAGAGGCGAGACACAGGCTTTGTACCTGCTAAAACAGGACCTCTGAAATGAATAATGCAACCAGCAAAAGCCAGCTAGCTCAGCGGGAAGGCACTTCTGGCACACTGAGCCCAGAGCGTCACATTATCCATCTCCTACGCCAGCCCCGTCCCAGAGAGGGCTGGAGGACGTAGGCTCCCGATGGCTATTTATACCTTGGGCTGCTCAAGAAGGCTCCAAAATAGTGCCACCATCCACTGATCAGAAATGTACAGATAAGACTATAGCATGAGGATTTGTACCTGCCACCTTCAGGTTGACGCAGGAGTAACTGCTAAAGCAAAAGGAGATGAGGTAGGACAAGTAAATCCCTTTCTCCAGCAAAGGGACCATTTCGCAGCTCGCCTTGGTGGGGCAAATGT contains the following coding sequences:
- the KLHL40 gene encoding kelch-like protein 40 encodes the protein MGLPFDQVEELRLYQQTLLQDGLKDMLDHNKFLDCVLKVKGKEFPCHRLVLAACSPYFRAMFLSDMEESKKREVSLEDVDPDVMGKILHYIYTSELEITEQNVQDIFSVANMFQIPSIFTVCVSFLQKRLCLSNCLAIFRLGLMLDCARLAVAARDFICDRFALVSRDEEFYQLSPDELIAIISSDSLNIEKEETVFEVVMKWVGTKDHESRQKALPVIFESIRFRLMPNDYIKDHVEKHATVKSSPELLKKLQMVKDAQKGKFTVVKKKKVKKSNEKQAKDNVVNGVVDEEEDTEEDALPGILNDTMRFGMFLQDLIFMVSDSGAVAYDPTANECYFASLSTQIPKNHVSLVTKENQIFIVGGLYYNEDSKEDPMSSYFLQYDHLDADWLGMPPLPSPRCLFGLGEAENSIFVVGGKELKEGEKTLDSVLCYDRLSFKWGEADSLPYAVYGHAVVSHKDLVYVIGGKGSDKKCLKKMCVYDPSKFEWKELAPMKTARSLFGATVHKDKIYVAAGVTDSGLTNSVEVYDIATNKWDAFTEFPQERSSVSLVSLAGVLYLLGGFATVETESGELVPTELNDVWRYDEEQKKWEGVLREIQYASGATFLPVRLNVLRLTKM